DNA from Nitriliruptor alkaliphilus DSM 45188:
GCACGCGCCCGCCCGGCCGGCGTGCTTCGGCGGCGATCCGTTCGAGCCGCAGCGACTGGTCGATCATCGGGTGCGGGCGCCCGAGGGTGAACTCGTCCTCACCGAGGTCGACCAGGACGTGCCCGGGGGTGTCGAGGTCGTCGGTCAGCGGTGATGCTCCGGGGAGCGTGACGTTCGAGGCCACCTCGCCCAGGGCGTCGGCGACCAGCAGGATCGCCTCCTGGCACAGCGTCCCGCCGGCGAACAGGCCGCGGACCTCACCGTAGGTGCCGGTCCGCTCGGTCGGTGCTGGCCAGCTGCGCGGCTGCTCGGCGGAGCGCCCGAGCGCGTCGAGCACCGCGGCGGACGCGGCCGTGAGGTCGTCCTGGCCGGGGCCGAGCATGGCGAACACGACGGGGGTGGTGGCCGCCTCCGCGGCATCCCGCACCGCAGCGCCGACCGTCTCGTCCGGCGGCTTGGACAGGATCACGATGAGCTCGGTCGCCGGATCGTCGTCGAGTGCCCGGAGCGCCTGCAGGGTGGCTGCGCCACCGACCTCGGCCTTGAGGTCGCGGCCGCCGACGCCGAGCACGTGGGACACCCCGACCCCGGCGTCGTCGAGCAGGCAGGTCAGGTGTTGCGCACCGGTCCCCGAAGCGGCGACGACGCCGACGGGGCCGGGCTGGACGACGTTGGCGAACCCGAGGCCGACCCCCGAGACGATCGCCGTCCCCGCATCCGGCCCCATGACGAGGAGGCCCCGCTCCCCCGCCTCGCGCTTGAGCGCCACCTCGGCGTCGACGGGGACGTTGTCGCTGAAGATCATCACGTGGACGCCGGCGCGCAGCGCGTCCAGGGCCTCGACGTAGGCGTGCTCGCCCGGGACCGAGATCAGGGCCAGGTCCCCGGCGGCCGCGCCAGCACCGAGGGCAGCGTCGCGGACCGTCCGCGGCGGCGGGCCGTCGCCGAAGCCTCGCTGGGCGCCTCCGCCGCGGCTGGCGGCGAGCGCTGCCTCGAGCTCGGCGAGCGCCGCGTCGACGGCGGCCTCGTCGCGCGCGCGGATCGCGACGACGAGGTCGTTCGGTCCGGCGTCGACCGCGTCGAAGCCCATCCCGTCGAGCAGTTCGAGGTTGAGCTCGGTGGCCATCGCGACCAGCGCCTTGTCGACACCATCGACGTCGCCGACGCGGCGGCTGACCTGCATCAGGCTCACCGAGTCGGCGTACGTCCCCCGACGGACATCCAGGTGATCGGCCATCAGCGGGCTCCTACGGTCGTGGCGGGTCGGTCGGGGTCGCCTGCCTCGGCGGTGGCGAGCACGAGTGCTGCGCCCGTGATCAGGCCGTGCGCCAGATCGCGGCCCGAGGTGGCGCCGACGGCGAGCAGCGCGTCGAGGGCCGGGGTGAGCGGACGGCGGCCGGTGAAGGCGTGCAGCACGGCGGCGGCGAGGTCGGCCACCTCGCCACGGACGGCGTGGTGGAGCAGCTCGGCGGACACCGCCGTGGTCACGTGGCGTGCACGGTCGACCACCGCGCCGCCGGTGAGGGCGAGCGTCCGGGTCAACGTGGTCGTGGCTTCCGGCGCGACGGCGGGGGACAGCGTCACGACAGCGGCGAACAGGCCGGCCAGGACGTCGTCGCCCGCGGGCGTCAGACCGGGGCCGGCCCCGACGAGGTCGCGGACAGCGGTGAGGACGCCGTCCATGTCGCCGGACCGCAGCGCCTCGGCGACGGCGTCCGCCGGGACGGCGAGATCGTGGCTGTCCGAGCCCGTGCGGGCCATCAGGTGCGCCCGGGCGTCGGCGATCTTGCCGGCGATCAGAGGAGGGCTGGTGGCCCGCAGGTGCGGCGACGGGTCGAACCACCGGGCGACGGTCACCTGCAACTGCCCCACACCGATCGCGCCGTCACCGACGGTTCCCTCCTGGCCGACGTGCAGGCCGGCCAACGGACGGGCCGCGACGCCGACGCTGAGGACGACGGCGTTGGGGTGCTGGACGCCGTCGGCAGCGACCACGGCGAGCAGCCCGGTCGCGTGCTCGAGGTACACCGCGGCGGGGAAGGCGGCGAGGACGCGCACCGGCTGAGGAGGGCCGGCCAGCACCGGGGCGATGGCAGAACTGGCCGCACCCGGCGTGGCGTTCGCAGGACCCGTGACGCGCTCGAGGGCGTCCATCATCGTCCGACCCGGACCTGGGTACCTGCGGTGCCCTCGGCCGCGGCGACCGCGTCGTCGAGCGAGGCGATGGCCGCGCGGCCACCGGTGCGTTCCACGAAGCGGCAGACCGCTTCGACCTTCGGGCCCATCGAACCGACCGAGAAGTGCCCATCGCGCTGGAGCCCGCGCAGCTCGTCGACGGTGACCGCCCCGAGCCAACGCTGGTCCGACGTCCCGTACCCGACAGCGACGGCGGGCACGTCGGTGAGGATCACGAAGCTCACGGCGGACAGCTCCTCGGCGAGTCGTGCCCCCGCGAGGTCCTTGTCGATCACGGCCTCGATGCCGCGCAGCGGACCGTCCCCGTCGGTGACGACCGGGATGCCCCCGCCCCCGTTGGCCACGACGATGGCGCCGTCGTCGAGGAGGAGCTCGACGGCCGCGCGGTCGACGGACACGAGCGGCTCGGGCGACGCGACCACGCGCCGCCACCCGCGTTCACCCTGCCGCGCGAAGTGCTGGCCCTCGGCCTCGCGCTCGGCGACCTCATCGGCGTCGGTCAGGTAGGGGCCGATGGGCTTGGACGGGGCGGTGAACCCCGGATCGTCGGCGGCCACAAGCACTCGACTGACCACCGGGACGACCGGCTGGGTGACCCCGCGCACCGCCAGCTCGTGCGACAGCGTGCTGGCGATGGTGAACCCGATGGTGGCCTGGGTCTGGGCGACGCACCAGTCGAGGGGGACCGGGGGGACCACGTGCTTGGCGAGCTCGTTCTTGATCAGCACGTTGCCGACCTGCGGACCGTTGCCGTGGGTGAGGATCAGCTCGGTCAGCCCGTGCTCGACCAGGGCGGCGACCTGGCGCATCGTGCGCCAGATGTTGTCGGTCTGCTCGGCCGCCGTACCCGCGGTGCCGGCGGGCGAGATCGCGTTGCCACCGAGGGCGATGACCGTCCGGTCCGCCACAGCCCACCGCTCCCATCGTCGTCGCGCACGTGGAGTCCACGGCCGCTCGCACCGTAGGACGCTCCCGTACCCCGTTCCTCGGCGACCTCCGCCGAAGGTCACTTCCCGCCGTCGGCAGGTTGTGCCCGGCCAGCCACGCTGGTCGGGCGATCCGCGACGCAGGTCGGGCCGCGCCCCGCCGGGGCGGAGCGCGGCCCGAGGCCCTCGATCAGCCGGTCAGGGCCGGTCGGTGGGGTCGTCCGTCGGACGGTCCAGGCGCGGGTGCCGACCCTCGGTCAACCCCTCCATGCCGAGCTGGTCGGCCGGTGGGGCACCGATGTCGTAGGTGCCGACGCCGCGCTCCAAGTCGGTGCCCGGGATGATGTTGTCGAGCAGCAGACCGACGATGGCGGCGACGGCGATGCCCGAGCCGCCGATCGACTTGGCCAGGTCGGTCAGCCACCCCACGCCGAGCAGCGTCCAGTCGTCGGGCAGGCCGCCGAAGTAGTTCGGCACGACCAGGCCCATGAACAGGACGAACCCGACGATCATCAGGTTGCGCTGCGAGTCCATGTCGGCGCGCTGCAGGTTCGACAGGCCGACCGCGGCGATCAGCCCGAACAGCGCGAGGTAGATGCCACCGACGATGGGACTGGGGATGGTCGCGATGACGGCGCCCACCTTGCTGGCCAGGCCGAGGACCACCAGCGCGATCGCACCGATGATGACCACCACGCGGCTGGCGACCTTGGTCAGACCGACGAGGCCGATGTTCTCGCTGTAGGAGGTCGAGGCGAAGCCGCCGACGAGGCCGGTGATGAAGCAGCCGATGCCCTCGGCGCCGATGCCCCGGTTGATCTGCTTCTTGGTCGGGTCACCCTTGCCGACGATGCGCGAGATCGCGTGGTAGTCGCCGAAGGACTCGATGGTCGAGGCGAGGTAGGCCGCGATGATGGCGACGAAGAAGCCGAGGTCGAACAGCGGCGTGCCCCAGGGGAAGATGATCCCGCCCTCGCCGGGCACGAAGCCGCGGAGCCACGGCGCGTCACCGATGCCTTCGAACGAGACGGCGCTGGCGGATCCCGCCTCGAAGACCCCCACCGCCGTCAGCACCAACGCGACGAGGTAGGCGCTCAGGACCGCGAGCAGGATCGGGAACAGCGAGAACATCCGGACCCGCTGGGCGAGGATGAGCCCGTACACGAAGATGAAGGCCACCGTCAGGAGCGCCAGCCACCAGTTGCCCTGCGCCGTGCCGGAGGCGGCACCGAACAGCGACAGACCGATCAGAGCGATGACCGGGCCGATGGTGATCGGGGTGATGAAGCGCCGGAGCACACCCATCAGGCCGCCGTACCCGACGATCATCTCCACGATGGCGCCGGCCATGATCGCGCCGGCGATGTAGCGCATCGCATCCTCGCCGGGGTGGGCGGCGATGATGGCGAAGAAGGGACCGAGGAACGCGAACGAGACGCCCTGCACGATCGGCAGGCGGGTGCCGAACATCACCTGGACGACCGTGGCCAGCCCCGAGGCGATGAACACCGAGCTGATGAGGATGGCGATCTGGGTGAGGTCGAAGCCCATCGCTGGGCCGAGGATCAGCGGGACCGTGATGGTCGCGCCGAACGCGGTCAGGACGTGCTGCAGCCCGAGACCGATGGCCTTCGGGAAGGGCTTGGGGACATCATCGAGCCCGTAGTTGAGCTCGACCTGCGGTGGGGCCTGCGTGCTCAAAGGTTGCTCCCTCTCACTCGACAGCCGGGGCCGTCGCTCGGTGGCCGCGCCCGCACTTCGGGCGGCGATCCGTCTCCCGCCCGGACGCTAGATGCCCGAACGGCCACCATCTTCGGCAGACGTTACCGAGGACGTCCCGCCGCCCTCGGCAACCCCTGTCGGCGAGGTTCGGCTAGCTGCCGACGCCGACCGGGCGGCCCAGATCGGGCCGCATCGACCGGCTGACGACGAACGAGCCGAGGACGGCGAGGACGATGCCGTTGATCGGCGGGATGAACCAGCCGTTCTTGCTCGACAGCCACGCGACGAAGGTCGCCACGGCGTAGACGGCGAGGTTCTCCCAGCGGACCACGGGGACCACGTAGCCCTCGGGCTCGGGCATGCCATCGCGCCAGTTGGCGAGGAAGTCACCGATGATCACGCCGCCCACCGCGGGGATGAGGATCCCGAGCCACAGTAGGTAACCGATGAGGTTGTCGTAGATCGGCATCGCGAGCAGCGTGCCGATGACCACCCCGCCGATGACGAACGGCTTCTTGGTGGGCGCGTTGAACAGCTCGGCGCCGGCGACCCCGAAGTTGTAGGCGGTGTTGTCGTTGGTGGTCCACAGGTTCGCGACCAGGAACACCAGGCCCCAGCCGATGAGGTTGAGGGCGAACAGCACCTCGACGAAGTCACCGATCCCGAAGGCCAGCGCCCCGATACCGCCGAAGAAGATCATCAGCAGCTCGCCGATGAAGAAGGCGAGCGCCGAGGCACCGATGCCTTGACCCGGCGTGCGCGCGAAGCGGGTCCAGTTCGGCGCCTGTGTCCCGCCGGAGGCGAACGTGCCGACGATGGCGGTGACGGCGGCAGCGACGGTCATCCCGCCACCGCCGGTGATGGCACCGAGGCCGCCCGCGTCGCCGATCTCGCCGAGCGATCGCCAGGTGACCCACCCGGCGAGGATCAGCAGCAGCGGGACCGAGACCGCCGACAGCAGTTCCATGCCGCGGTAGCCGTAGTAGGCGGTGACGCCCATGATCGCGCCGCCGAGCACGATGAGGGTCCACCGCCACCCGGCCCCCTCGAGGCCGGTGGCCTGTTGGGTCAGCAGCGCCAGGGTGGCGACCGTGACGCCGTACCAGCCGATCTGGGTCCCGCCGAGCAGGAGGGAGACCAGCTTGCTGCCGCCGCTCCCGAAGGAGTACCGCGACATCATCACGGTGGTCAGGCCGGTCCGCGCCCCGATCGCGCCGAGCGCCGAGACGTACACGCCGAGGACCAGCGAGCCGAGCAGCGCCACCTGCAGGAACCCGGCGAAGCTGAACTCCGGTGCGATGTTCGCGCCGGCCAGCATCGTCGGGGTGAAGAAGGTGAAGCCGAGCAGCACCACCCCGAGCGACAGCACCGACTTGCGGGCGTGCGGCGGGACGATGTGCAGCGGGTAGTCGGGGTCGACGTGGTCGGTCTTCGGAGGTGGTGCGAGCTGGTCAGTCATCGCCGATGTCCTCGTTCCAGATCGTGGGGTGCTGCTGGATGAAGTCGCCGAGGAGGTCGACGCAGCGCTGGTCGTCGAGGACGTGCACCTCGACGCCGTGCTCCGCCAGCCAGTCGTGGCCGCCGTGGAAGGTGCGCGCCTCGCCGATGACCACGCGCGAGATGCCGAACTGGCGCACCAGGCCGGAGCAGTACCAGCAGGGCGACAGGGTGGTGACCATCGTGGTGCCGCGGTAGCTGCGCTGGCGGCCGGCGCGGCGGAACGCGTCGGTCTCGCCGTGCACGGAGGGGTCCTCGTCCTGGACGCGGCGGTTGTGACCGCGGCCGAGGACGGCGCCGTCGGCACCGATGAGCGCGGCACCGATGGGGATGCCGCCCTCGTCCCGGCCGGCGATCGCCTCCTCGAGGGCGACCTCCAGCCAGCCCTCGAACCGCGCATCGTCGCCCGTCACCAACGTCGGTCCTCCCGGTCCGGTGCCGCCTCGCACCGACCATCGCGGACGGTGGCCGTCCGGACAAGGGACGTGATGGACGATTCTGACTGCTAGAACCGCACTGGACGTGCGATATCCAGCGCAGGAGGCGGCAGTTGCGGGTCAGCGATCTGCTCGAGCTCGAACCGGTGCGACGGGCGCGGCCCCGGTGGGTGGTCCCGGCGACCGACCGTGAGGTCACCTGGGTCCACTCCTCGGAGATCTACGAGATCGCCCCCCTCCTCCAGGGCGGCGAGGTCCTGCTGACCACGGGCCTCGGCCTGGTCGGGGCCGACGCGGAGGGGCTACGTCGCTACGTCGCCGGCCTCGCCGACCGGGGCGTGGCCGCGCTCGCGCTCGAGCTCGGACGCACCTTCCCCG
Protein-coding regions in this window:
- a CDS encoding FdrA family protein — translated: MADHLDVRRGTYADSVSLMQVSRRVGDVDGVDKALVAMATELNLELLDGMGFDAVDAGPNDLVVAIRARDEAAVDAALAELEAALAASRGGGAQRGFGDGPPPRTVRDAALGAGAAAGDLALISVPGEHAYVEALDALRAGVHVMIFSDNVPVDAEVALKREAGERGLLVMGPDAGTAIVSGVGLGFANVVQPGPVGVVAASGTGAQHLTCLLDDAGVGVSHVLGVGGRDLKAEVGGAATLQALRALDDDPATELIVILSKPPDETVGAAVRDAAEAATTPVVFAMLGPGQDDLTAASAAVLDALGRSAEQPRSWPAPTERTGTYGEVRGLFAGGTLCQEAILLVADALGEVASNVTLPGASPLTDDLDTPGHVLVDLGEDEFTLGRPHPMIDQSLRLERIAAEARRPGGRVLLLDVVLGHGAHPDPAAELAPAIAAAIADGDDLAVVVSLCGSAGDPQGRDRQAARLVESGASVHLSNARAARKAIELVGGPS
- a CDS encoding DUF2877 domain-containing protein, producing the protein MMDALERVTGPANATPGAASSAIAPVLAGPPQPVRVLAAFPAAVYLEHATGLLAVVAADGVQHPNAVVLSVGVAARPLAGLHVGQEGTVGDGAIGVGQLQVTVARWFDPSPHLRATSPPLIAGKIADARAHLMARTGSDSHDLAVPADAVAEALRSGDMDGVLTAVRDLVGAGPGLTPAGDDVLAGLFAAVVTLSPAVAPEATTTLTRTLALTGGAVVDRARHVTTAVSAELLHHAVRGEVADLAAAVLHAFTGRRPLTPALDALLAVGATSGRDLAHGLITGAALVLATAEAGDPDRPATTVGAR
- a CDS encoding carbamate kinase — protein: MADRTVIALGGNAISPAGTAGTAAEQTDNIWRTMRQVAALVEHGLTELILTHGNGPQVGNVLIKNELAKHVVPPVPLDWCVAQTQATIGFTIASTLSHELAVRGVTQPVVPVVSRVLVAADDPGFTAPSKPIGPYLTDADEVAEREAEGQHFARQGERGWRRVVASPEPLVSVDRAAVELLLDDGAIVVANGGGGIPVVTDGDGPLRGIEAVIDKDLAGARLAEELSAVSFVILTDVPAVAVGYGTSDQRWLGAVTVDELRGLQRDGHFSVGSMGPKVEAVCRFVERTGGRAAIASLDDAVAAAEGTAGTQVRVGR
- a CDS encoding uracil-xanthine permease family protein produces the protein MSTQAPPQVELNYGLDDVPKPFPKAIGLGLQHVLTAFGATITVPLILGPAMGFDLTQIAILISSVFIASGLATVVQVMFGTRLPIVQGVSFAFLGPFFAIIAAHPGEDAMRYIAGAIMAGAIVEMIVGYGGLMGVLRRFITPITIGPVIALIGLSLFGAASGTAQGNWWLALLTVAFIFVYGLILAQRVRMFSLFPILLAVLSAYLVALVLTAVGVFEAGSASAVSFEGIGDAPWLRGFVPGEGGIIFPWGTPLFDLGFFVAIIAAYLASTIESFGDYHAISRIVGKGDPTKKQINRGIGAEGIGCFITGLVGGFASTSYSENIGLVGLTKVASRVVVIIGAIALVVLGLASKVGAVIATIPSPIVGGIYLALFGLIAAVGLSNLQRADMDSQRNLMIVGFVLFMGLVVPNYFGGLPDDWTLLGVGWLTDLAKSIGGSGIAVAAIVGLLLDNIIPGTDLERGVGTYDIGAPPADQLGMEGLTEGRHPRLDRPTDDPTDRP
- the codB gene encoding cytosine permease, whose amino-acid sequence is MTDQLAPPPKTDHVDPDYPLHIVPPHARKSVLSLGVVLLGFTFFTPTMLAGANIAPEFSFAGFLQVALLGSLVLGVYVSALGAIGARTGLTTVMMSRYSFGSGGSKLVSLLLGGTQIGWYGVTVATLALLTQQATGLEGAGWRWTLIVLGGAIMGVTAYYGYRGMELLSAVSVPLLLILAGWVTWRSLGEIGDAGGLGAITGGGGMTVAAAVTAIVGTFASGGTQAPNWTRFARTPGQGIGASALAFFIGELLMIFFGGIGALAFGIGDFVEVLFALNLIGWGLVFLVANLWTTNDNTAYNFGVAGAELFNAPTKKPFVIGGVVIGTLLAMPIYDNLIGYLLWLGILIPAVGGVIIGDFLANWRDGMPEPEGYVVPVVRWENLAVYAVATFVAWLSSKNGWFIPPINGIVLAVLGSFVVSRSMRPDLGRPVGVGS
- a CDS encoding nucleoside deaminase, with the translated sequence MTGDDARFEGWLEVALEEAIAGRDEGGIPIGAALIGADGAVLGRGHNRRVQDEDPSVHGETDAFRRAGRQRSYRGTTMVTTLSPCWYCSGLVRQFGISRVVIGEARTFHGGHDWLAEHGVEVHVLDDQRCVDLLGDFIQQHPTIWNEDIGDD